In Juglans regia cultivar Chandler chromosome 13, Walnut 2.0, whole genome shotgun sequence, the following proteins share a genomic window:
- the LOC109006363 gene encoding protein ACCUMULATION AND REPLICATION OF CHLOROPLASTS 3 isoform X2 encodes MSKLVVELLACVERNILMKDSSKAKLQQRFTGKDLTPRILEASLFIQLHPKAIILVASAGYGLDHIAAVDILRTIRSVNGFIVVIILKPFSFEGQRRHDEVKHLLGKLREHTNLFIDIDIDMLLRKDLVTLDEALKTANNAVLLATNAISILISEKHRRLIDVSHNDVEEVQVSELIKILERYKEAKVGFGAGYNAKASILQSLYDCPFLGFGVKDLNGMVICVLASSNTVSNSDVYAFLHTFRQSTEYTQRIVLSVIHEPNMEPNLLLTTVLIVGDTRQRSSKKSSILSTLAQHFPFVFDLLRRHNPQLNEIERNHLHENASPCEGIDSRDSSERGNGIDVNGIAEDSEKYPEEFKAVVSSNDNEFYASRDYDSESEQSKVGSSETTMSASFYNAITEGTPAFQREPLMSWNLGPAYQIAEEWAKERVVDTGTKPMLDNLSVFHLPVGVRPSEELEDNVNSSFTTPNLDPETRDDLKALPAANSSTSSWSALTDAGFEAMRDFYNHTFTPPKGKYVDVPKKQGVLSVRAASMLEAERDSSKKWSPIVEMQYRGGVYRGRCQGGLPEGKGRLVLGDGSIYDGIWRYGKKSGPGTFYFSNGDVFQGSWREDVMHGKGWFYFHTGDRWFANFWKGRAYGEGRFYSKSGDVFFGHFQDGWRHGHFLCIDINGKRSLEIWDEGVLVTCKRLDSDIDTE; translated from the exons ATTCATACAATTGCATCCAAAAGCTATTATCCTT GTGGCTAGTGCAGGATATGGCTTGGATCACATTGCTGCAGTCGATATTCTTAGAACAATAAGATCTGTAAATGGATTCATTGTTGTGATTATTTTAAAGCCGTTCAGCTTTGAAGGACAGAGGCGCCATGATGAG GTCAAACATTTGTTAGGAAAGCTTCGGGAGCATACAAACTTGTTTATTG ACATTGACATTGACATGCTACTCAGAAAAGACTTGGTTACTCTAGATGAGGCTTTGAAGACTGCAAATAATGCTGTTTTATTAGCTACTAATGCCATATCCATTCTTATATCT GAGAAACACAGAAGACTTATTGATGTATCACATAATGACGTGGAAGAAGTTCAAGTTTCAGAACTTATAAAA ATTTTAGAAAGATACAAGGAAGCAAAAGTTGGATTTGGAGCTGGTTACAATGCCAAAGCTTCAATTTTACAGTCTCTATATGACTGCCCTTTCCTTGGTTTTGGTGTGAAG GATTTGAATGGCATGGTTATATGTGTCCTTGCAAGTTCGAATACTGTCAGCAACAGTGATGTATATGCCTTTCTGCATACGTTCCGTCAAAGTACAGAATACACTCAGAGGATTGTATTATCCGTAATTCATGAGCCTAATATGGAGCCCAACCTTCTACTGACAACAGTTCTTATAGTAGG TGATACTAGGCAACGGTCTTCTAAGAAAAGTAGCATATTGTCTACACTGGCCCAGCATTTTCCTTTCGTTTTTGATCTTCTAAGGAGACACAATCCGCAGTTGAACGAAATCGAGAGAAACCATTTACATGAGAATGCAAGTCCTTGTGAGGGGATAGATTCCAGAGACTCTAGTGAGAGAGGAAATGGGATTGATGTAAACGGTATTGCTGAAGATTCTGAAAAGTACCCTGAAGAGTTTAAAGCAGTGGTTAGCAGCAATGATAATGAGTTCTATGCTTCAAG GGATTATGATAGTGAGTCTGAACAAAGTAAGGTTGGATCATCGGAAACCACCATGTCTGCCAGTTTTTACAATGCAATTACAGAAG GAACTCCTGCTTTCCAAAGGGAGCCACTCATGAGCTGGAACTTGGGGCCCGCATATCAGATTGCGGAGGAGTGGGCAAAAGAAAGAGTTGTTGACACTGGAACTAAGCCAATGCTTGATAACCTGAGTGTCTTCCACCTGCCAGTTGGTGTACGACCTTCGGAGGAGTTAGAAGACAATGTCAATAGCTCATTTACGACACCAAACCTTGATCCAGAAACTAGGGATGATCTGAAAGCACTGCCAGCTGCTAATTCAAGCACTTCTTCTTGGAGTGCATTGACTGATGCAGGGTTTGAAGCAATGAGGGACTTTTACAATCACACATTCACTCCACCTAAGGGAAAATATGTTGATGTTCCTAAAAAGCAAGGAGTTCTATCTGTTCGTGCAGCATCTATGTTG GAAGCTGAAAGAGATTCTTCGAAAAAGTGGAGTCCTATTGTGGAGATGCAATACAGAGGAGGGGTTTACAGGGGGCGTTGCCAAGGAGGTCTACCTGAAGGAAAG GGACGTCTAGTTCTTGGAGATGGAAGCATATATGACGGTATATGGCGCTATGGTAAGAAATCTGGTCCAGGTACATTCTACTTCAGTAATGGGGATGTTTTCCAGGGATCTTGGAGGGAAGATGTTATGCATGGCAAg GGTTGGTTTTATTTTCACACTGGGGATCGATGGTTCGCTAACTTTTGGAAGGGAAGGGCCTATGGTGAAGGTCGTTTCTATTCGAAGTCTGGTGATGTCTTTTTTGGCCATTTCCAAGATGGATGGAGACATGGTCACTTCCTTTGTATCGACATCAATGGGAAAAG GTCTCTTGAGATTTGGGATGAAGGTGTTCTTGTAACATGTAAGCGATTGGACTCTGACATCGATACTGAATAA